The following are encoded together in the Salvia hispanica cultivar TCC Black 2014 chromosome 6, UniMelb_Shisp_WGS_1.0, whole genome shotgun sequence genome:
- the LOC125194307 gene encoding 50S ribosomal protein L18, giving the protein MVVPPPVRAERVTKFLKPYVLRMHFTNKYVNAQVVHTPTATVAAAASTQEKALRLAMEKEKESTRDVAAAAKIGRILAQRLQVKNIPAVTVFYNRDQKYHGKVKAVIDQLVNAGVKLI; this is encoded by the coding sequence ATGGTTGTCCCTCCCCCAGTAAGGGCTGAAAGAGTGACGAAGTTTCTCAAACCATACGTCCTAAGGATGCACTTCACCAATAAGTATGTGAACGCACAAGTTGTCCACACACCAACTGCAACAGTGGCTGCTGCTGCTAGCACGCAAGAAAAAGCCCTAAGGTTGGCCatggagaaggagaaagagagCACTAGAGATGTCGCTGCTGCTGCAAAGATCGGCAGGATACTCGCACAACGGCTGCAGGTCAAAAACATACCAGCTGTTACAGTGTTCTACAACAGAGATCAAAAGTACCATGGCAAGGTGAAAGCAGTAATTGATCAGTTAGTAAATGCAGGGGTGAAATTGATATGA